Genomic segment of Gasterosteus aculeatus chromosome 4, fGasAcu3.hap1.1, whole genome shotgun sequence:
cttCAACAAAGACAAGTTCCTAGTTGGGCTACTTCAGATTCTTACTGCAAAACAACTAATAATAGACAAGAATTAGGCTCCATACTACTAAAAAATACATTGGTCCGTATGTAAAATGGGACCTGTTTAACAACTGACCGTACTGTGCCATCAGCATTACATGCAGTCGAAGAGCGAAAACCACCACCAGCTGTTTGACCTGTTGGAGAAGATGATGGAGTACGACCCAGCTAAGCGCCTCAGTCTGGAGCAggccctccatcatcccttctTCTCCTGCTACCGCAAGAGCAGCAGAAGCACCGGCAGCAGCAAAAAAGACTGAACCTGTGCAGCGTACGACTTGTCTGTCACTGTGATGCTCATCGTAGTGTGCAGGTCCAgcctctgcttcctctctccAGGAGAGGAGGACCTTACCCGACTGTATCAGTCACCTGTCCTGCTTTTCTGTCCtaaaccgctgtgtgtgtgtgtgtgtgtgtcatcgaGTTCTGTTATGTGTGGCATGTTTTggtgtaatgaatcctcccagTTGATTTCTATTTATTTGGCATTATAATTTAATATCTATCACATAAGCatatactttttcttttttaaattcatgaaTAGTCAAACTGTGTtccatgtatattttttttttctctgcattgtCACAGTGGTGAAGGGAAATGTTATTGTCTCACCTGCTTcagtaaaaatgtattcagcaCTGGAGAGAGAAACTAGTGCGGCAGAAGATATTTGTACATACAAttaagatgttttctttttcaccaagTGCTTGTGTACCTTTTACAATACAATGTACATTTTTCCAATAAACGTGAATAGACGACAGAATTGTCTCTGATGTCTGTTGTTGTTTCGGTGCAGTAGCAGCATGCAGCCGCAGGGTGGCAGTAAAACGCTCATTAGGAGACTAAAGCGAACCTGGATTAACTAAATGTATTAACGGTTTCACGTTTCGGTTCGGCAGAGAAGATGCACGTCTTTAGGAAACTACAAACCGAAACCCCTTTTCTCAAAGCGGAACCATTGTCCTCCAATGTAGGCAAGATGCCACAGGGCCTGCGGCGTCATGCGCTTATAATCGACAATCCGTCTCTATTCACACATCACAGTGGAGGGGAACACGATACGGATCGTGTAACTCGTAGTATCATTAGACGTCACGTCGTGATGTCCCAGTGACCAAAATCTTGTCCCAAGACTAAACCCCCCGAACGTCTCGCTCTGAGACACAGCTGTCAATCCGCGGTGCCCCACGTGGTCAGCGGGGCGGGCGCGTCGCCACTAGTTGAACGCGCAACTTTAAGGCCGGCAGACAATCGGAGCCATTGGTGGTTGCACTTGCACACCCGTGTAGGAAACTCCCCTGCAAGTCAGAAGGCGGCTCCACTCCGGTTGGCATCCATATCGCTCCCATCTGTGTTCTGCGTAAAACCAGtgtgcgctgctgctgctgctgcttccgcCGCCTCGGTCCAAGACCAATTTCAGTCATTACTTTGAACCCCGAGCCTTGCGTGTTGTGAAGCCCAGAGTAGAGTTTGGTCGCAGGACTTCCACAACTATACAAGGCGCTTTTATTGCATGTTTTCTTCTGTTCATCAAGAGGACCTCCACAGGATTTTTTAGGATGGATCCAGCCAGCGACTCTATCGCGGAAAGTAAGCCGGTGTGCCAGTGTGCTTCCAAGTCTTCGGTCCAGCGGTGGCTTCCAGGTTTCCCAATCGCTCTGTGCATGCTGATGTCTCTGAGCTCCATCGCCGTGTGTCTTCTGATGAGCCTCAAGACCTACCAGCTGGAGAACCGCATGCAGATGGACAAAGGGTCCACCTTCACCCCGCCGCGCGCGGCTTATTGTCTAAACGAGGATGGGACTCTGATTCCAGAGCTGGGCACCTCGATAGGGCGGCTCGTTGAAGAGGTACAAGGCGTAAACGGTCGTAGATAAATTCGTGTATCTTGTTTGTGAACCAAAGACGCACATTCTTGTCGGTGCGTAAAATGTGCGTAATAGCAGGAAATACATGCAGATAAGCTGATTAACGCACAGACTTTGAGCGCTTTTTTGTTCCAATTGCACAACTACGATCAGTTGATTTTTGATGAATGACCGTAAGAGGTCAACCTTGCATGCAGCTGGCCAATTCgtttgcagttaaatatgtgTAGAGGGTGACATGACCACTGATTAGAGCCCAACCTAATTGGATCACATGGAGGAATGGGAGGACGACAATGCCCTCTTAATTATTATTGCTGCTCATTGAGATaattttaatgactttttcctAAAGGCCTCCACAATTGTATCCATATTTATATCTTACTTTGGATTTGTTCCTTGTGTCCGCAGAAAGTGGTGGTGCTGATGCCGAAATTGCGGACAACAAGGGATGTCGGCCAGGAGTGCTCGTGTCCTCCAGGTACGTCTCTGCAGTGTGCAGCATTGTTACTgagaacacacaaataaatcatACGGGACACTAACACGCGGCTCCCTGTCAACTAAACGTTACAGTCATGGCTGACTGCTTGGGGAACGTTTGGCAGCTCTCCCGAACATTAAgagtgcgcgtgtgcgtgttgatGATTGCGGCCCCTTGAGCCACGTGGAAGGGCCCACACTGTGATAGCGGGGCTCTTCACTCCGCAGAGCAGCGGGGTTGGGACGTCCTGGCTGAGACCTGCAttctgatgggggggggctttaaaagATGTAGCAGCGGTGTGCCAAGGTTTGGCTCGCGGGGTGTTCGTTACAGAGCTTGTGATAGTTTCAGAGGACAGTGTGTGGTCCACGTCTAGTTACAGAGTCCCCTGTTATGCATGTCATTGCGTGCAGCTGTTGGACGGGATGTGTTCCCATAGTAAAGCagttttatttaaacatgtattgaggcatttacaaaaaatacatttttcttctttttacattacattacaattacattacaataagtgcattcaaccataaggatacaaacacagaagaacaagaagcaagaaagaaagtgcaatttcattacataagccaatttacaagtTGTTATAGTtaagtgccattataagtacaatttaagtacTACAATTTGCTTTTAgccaaggtagagtctgaagatgtgtgtctttagtttgtagCGGAACATGTAAAGGCTCTTTAAAGTCTTGTGTCCAAAGGTTACTGCAGAGGTCGAACTCTTTGGGGGGGCCTTTCTGCACGTTTGGGGAATTTCTCTCCCTGGCTCTTCGTTCCTTCTCTTTGCCTTTTGTCTCTGGGTGTGAATAGCCCTGCAACCACAAGAACAGGTGAAAGTGTTCACAAGTGGAATTTCTGGCCGCCTTTCAACACATTCCGTTTTCCAGTCTGAAGTCTGCCGTGCCAACATCGCAGGCTGGCTGGCTGGTTAGCAAAGTCAGTGCAACTTTTTGTGGTTTGGGTCCACCGGAGCCAGAGCCATGGATATGCACCGTGTGAAACGTTGCCCAATTAGGCAAAGCCTGCACTGCCTGTGGGTGCTTGTGCATTTGAATGTTATTTCTCTATTAAATCATATGATTGTATCAGATGTTGCATCCCATTTTCCTGTCAGTTCTGCTGAACTGCTGTGTACTCAAGCGGTTTCTGCACTGAAATGCAATTCCCCCGCAACTATTCTGAGGTCTATTTAAAGTTCTCTTTCTCCAGTTTCTTGGCTTTATATATGGTGTCTTTTTAGGGGAGGGGGatgaaacaaaaggctttttgtTTATTGCGGCTGTTGGGCAACCAAATTCACTTTTTAGTTTTCTCATCCCAACAATCGGCAAGATTGCTGAATAGACTTGTCAACTTTTCTcaatcaaatgtgtttatttccaaagagttttttttttctccgccaATAAACGTAGATTTGGAGAGATCTCCCTGATGCTTTAATGGCTTTGAGAAGTCACACAAGCTGGGACCCATCAGTAGTCTGCATCTGTTTGTGTCAGACGCTCTATGAAGTTTGTAAAAGGCGTTTACGAACATTCATCTGATCCCAGCGCGCTCAAACGTGTGTGCGTCCCATCTGGGTCCATGTGTTTGTGCAGTCTGGTCATGGTCTTGAATGCCTGCGTGCGTGAGTCTGAGTTTCTGTCCCCGAGCCTTTGAGGTGGCCGACGGAGTCACATCTCTCAACACGACCCTGTAAGCAGAGACCCTCCGCTCCCTTTTAGCACCAGCTCTTCCCACCTGAAACTCAAATCTCTCCCCACCAGGATCACAGGCCGAGGCATTTCTGCCCCTACGTGGGTGCGAGACGCGCTGCCACCGCGGCATGAGTGGCATTTCTGCCATTGAAGCTCTGCCCCTCAGCATCAGGGTGCTCACCTTTCAGCATGCACAGAGACGGGGGCCCAACAGGGGGCAGCACATCTGCTGCCGCGCTGGGAATGATGATGTCCAatttggtaaatgatgcttCTGAGCTAACAACGTCCTTCCGGTGAAAGTACTGTGCAGGCAAAGCCCTGCGGTCCAGTCCGCACTGGTGAAGCGGAGACACTGCCTATGAATGGCATTTGATgagcggggtgggggggatgtTAACGTCCCGTAGCCTCTCGGTGGAGACGGCATTGTTGTGATACTTTGACGCTCCCGGATCGAACACGGCCAGCGGCCGTTAAGGCCGAGGCAAACGGCGTCGCAGAGACCGCTTACAAGCGTCAGGTGTTTGCAATTAGCACCCGCCTGTTGCctcaacagacacacaccacgtgggctcacacacacacacacacacacacacacacacacactcattcattcattacttccACATGGGCACAACACCTTTACGGTTCCATAGCTAATTAGAACCATGTGGGGCCTGCATGTGTCCTGTGTAGGGGGAGTGTATTCTCATCTCTGCAATTTGCATTAAAAGGCTTTTTTACAGGTCTGATACCAGCtagtgggatggggggggggggggggggggagacactcTTGGACACAGGCCCAAAATCAAATGCCAGCCAGATACACACATTAATGGGACTCAGTCACCGGAAACGGTGCAGCTGGAGAGGGTGCAACAGCAACACGGTCATCCTATGACAGGGATCTTTACATTAATTACTGTGCAGCAGCTGGATGGAATGtacatttgtactttttatAAAACTATGTTTTCTCTGTACAATTTGTCTTACTCGCTGGGATTTAGACTTTTAGAGTTTGGGATGCTCGTTTgcacaaaagaaacaattaaAAAGATGAATCTATTTTATAGACAAATAAATCGTTTAATCGAGACCCTTCTTGATATATTCCATCTGATTGATTGATCTATAAATAGGTGTGCGTTTTAAATGAAGTCAAAGTCAGGACCGGGTCCTGGCTGTGTGTGAGGGCACGAGGTCAGACCCCCTGGCTGTGCGCTCAGGTCAATTTCCATCAGATAAGAACTCATTAAGGCACTTAAGGGAAACACAGGCCCGTCATTAAGGTGTGTTAGTTTGTATTCCTATAACTGAGAGAGCATGCTCACAGTGGGGTTCCATGGCGCATCCAACATGTACACGCACATACAAAGAGTCTTCTCTGCTTTTCTTATACTTCTGGTTACAGCTAGTTTGAATTTTTGCGAGACATAATTCCTATGCGATGGGGGACGATTCCCCTCCAGCTCTCTGTCAGTTCAACGTCTAGTCAGCAGCCTGCTGCTGTTAACTGGACTGATCGGCCGCTCACTCAGAAGGCGGAGGGGAGGCTGCACGCTTCCTGCTCCCCCACCTGGAGGAACGAGAGGCAGAAAGCCGGCTTTAGAGAGACCCACGACGGGACCAACACCAAGAgctacatttagtttttttttaaagccgtaATAAATCGTACAGGAAGCTTGCAGCTACCGATACAATCCGTTGCCACAGGACCAATCCACCGACCATGTCAGATGCATTAATgaccattttaaaaataataaacgcAGGAAATTTGTTTTCATAAGGGACCTCGCTTTTGAATTTGTTCCGCTGTAACTATGAGCTCTAGGCAGTTTGTTTCCAAGTATTAATATACTGGAGAGCACAGCAtgacgtgtgtctgtgtctgccaGTGCGCTTGCTtgtatttgtgcatgtgtgctttGTGATGTCTGCAGGCATGTGTGTAATGTGAGGCTGCCGGAGACTGACTGCATTTCTTTAAACGCACCGTGTATGAAGTTAGTTATGAAGAGGACATCCTGTGGCATCtgcaaaataatgtaaaaagccacCAGGGCTTTCTTACATTATGCTGCAGAATTTAGACCAGGGAAGAAAATATACAGTTGTACAGTACAAATActtcatatattcatataaacTGACCCTCTTACCCGCACTATATCACAGAGTAAAGATACCATCCCCACAATGTCTGCAGCTCTAACGCATGGTCGTGCACCCCCTTTTTCTCCTCGGACCACTTTTAGCCTGCATGTGTCGCTTATTCCCTCTGGTCAGTTATCTAGTCTGCTGCCTCAACCGGTGTCACTTGAGGCAACTCTGTGGCTTTCTCCTAACCTTTGCTCGAGGCTATATTATCCGCAACTAACACACCCTAATCTGACCGAGCTGTTGGCAGTAAAATTGCACCTGGCTCTGGATTTTCCATccgtttttcatttatttgtattacaaCTGTCGGCTGAATTTGCGCTTAAACACAGTTAATGTGACTGGTCACAGGTGttcatttttacttttgtatgtgtttttgtagCACAAACTACTCGCACTTCACACAAATCTTCAGAACCGGCGCCTCTCTGATTCTCATCAACCTTCCTATTAAAGTAAGCTCTGTGAAACCACGGTGTTCAACAGCAGTGccaaattactttaaaaaaaataaaccgcCTGGACAAAAGACGTCCCCGTCTTGCAGCTGGTGAGTCACACTGCGACCTCAAGGAGGAACAGAGGAGCAAAGGGCCCCGTGCCAGGTAGCACTGAGAGGGATGTGCAGAACACACAAGAAGCAAGAGGCGCTCTCTGAACGGACCGTCTCGTCCTGTGATGGTAGTTATAAAcgcctgctgaaggaaaacaccgCAGAGGATGTGCAGCAGATTAAGGAGGAGACACAGATTGTAACTTATTTTacgttcatgtgttcacatttaAGCATCAGCTTGAAGGTCATCACCTCTTGGCTAACAGTGGAAATTCCAAAGATAGGCTGCTGTTGAGCAACGGCTAGggtctgtttgtatttacatCCCTGTCTTTGTTCCAGAGGAATCAGAGAAGTCGCTTCGGTTTGCTTCCCATGGCTCCATATAGCGCTGGAACGAAACAAGGACGAGAACTATCCTCGGACACGGTGCCAACATAAGCACAGGCCGGATGAGTGTTTCTTATTACCACaggtggagggaaaaaaaagtcagagtTCTGCATTTTTTGGGTAATAACATTCATTgtgtaacattttaaaaggctGGCGATAAGGATTTTTGGTTGCAGATCAGCCTTTCACACGCTCCCCCACTTCCATGACATCAGTGATGTGAGCGGTGCAAAACCGTGTGGAAATGTTGTTTGTCTCACGTTTACCATAATAACAACACTTGGAGCAAAGGACCTTAATTTTTAGGTGGCAGTTTGACTACAATAAGTGACCTTATTTGAACCACTATTGGATTCAATTAAACGTTAATAActaggctttaaaaaaaaacatttgtggaGGCTTGTCTAAACGGAGGGAAACACATGGCACCGAGTAAAACTCTATTTTAGAAAAACATCTGATTTGCTGCTTTCCACACAATAACGCTTTGTCCGACGCACGAGATTTCAAATTGTTTTCATCAGACCGACTCCCGTCTTGTAttgtttttacatatttttagtAATTATTTTTCATATGTCCACACAACATATGCTTGTTTACAAAGATGTTCTTGTCAGGAAGGCGGCTACAGGCAGCCAATGatgtcagaaaaaacaaacttaagCAAAGAGACCGTTTGTGCGTTGTCCAACACATCCGCTCAGTAGTCAAACTAATCACATTAAATGTAATTCATGTTGCTTAAAGGGAACGATCCTTAAACTCTTACCACATCGTAGtagttttcagcttttttttttcctctttcttttcaaaacaacTGTGGAAAATCCTCAATAGCTCTAGAATAAAGTATGATAAGACCGTAATAGATTTCCTGAATGTCTCAAATAATCAGTCAGTATCTAAATGTTTTCCCAGAGATTCCATATTTTCAGCCAGCGCTAATTTAGTCTCGTTGAGAGGAGCGGCCACAGCTTACGGAGCAGTGCTGCCAAATGTGGAAACTTTTatcatgttttctttaattatcacaAGTGGCAGGTGACAAGGTGAATAGCCTTTTAATGGGGGAGCAGAAAAACTCTTTAACACCACCGTGTGGCCTCTGGCTGGCTGACTGACAGCGCCGTGAGGTCAAACCGTCCCTCTCTGTGCTGCAGAATGGTTCTAAACTCGCTTGATAAAGCACCCGAGTCCACGGGACAGTGAGGGTTCGAGACCTAAGAGGAACTCTTTTTAAATTAGGTTTTTGGAAGCAACGATAATGGCGTCCGACAAGCCTGTAAAGTGTAAACCGGCTTCCATTTCAATCCCATCCCGTCTGTTAGGATGTCCAGCCCGGATGAAGAACCACAGAAACGAGATTCCAGTGTTTTTAAAGTGCTGGTAACCCATCAGGAATGTAGCGAGGCTGCACCGGGACTCACACCGACACACCTGGACTCATTGGACAGATAGTGTGCGTCTCCGGACTCTGAATCCGAGCGCCGGTCAtcgtttacccccccccccccgtggccgGCCAGACACGGGGCGTAATGAACAGTGAAGGTATCCTTCTTTGGGAGCCGTTGGAGGTGTGAAGAAGGGCACCGGTGATCCAGATGGTCGCGCTGTGCCGAACATGCTCCTGCTTAGTGTAAAAGCCCCTCGACAGGCTCGTCACTCTCCCAGCACCTCTTTAATGAGAGCCGAGCTCGTAAAACCGGGCCTGAGGCCTTTGAACAAGCCCTCAGCATCGCT
This window contains:
- the LOC144406324 gene encoding uncharacterized protein LOC144406324, producing the protein MDPASDSIAESKPVCQCASKSSVQRWLPGFPIALCMLMSLSSIAVCLLMSLKTYQLENRMQMDKGSTFTPPRAAYCLNEDGTLIPELGTSIGRLVEEKVVVLMPKLRTTRDVGQECSCPPGPPGKRGRMGRRGETGK